The Geobacillus stearothermophilus ATCC 12980 genome contains a region encoding:
- a CDS encoding HAMP domain-containing sensor histidine kinase: MKRFRPRELSLKGKLTILSAGAIFITYFVFTFLQYHIVKQWLLNEEKKTMEQTVAEIETYYAEKRNISWEDVRRRRSFLEKLNERYQLIRVTDEKGNVVVSVSNGAAVSLSPSDMPDRLKMDEHFVNNERFLLLRKPLHIGHLRGTIEIVRRLTKFQQVTNMLFLIMTVIGFGAMAASAFAGRFMAQRFVKPLKTLAETMADIKNNGLKQRIDVPPARDEMAELMIMFNSMMDDIERTFAMQRQFVEDASHELRTPLAILQGHLSLLQRWGKHNPEILEESLEAAMKEAERLKRLVLELLDLSRAEAIVIPKEIAPIDAAAAIGQIVKNFRVLHPDFQFLVDQPETPLPRLAMAKHHFEQLLFILLDNGVKYSQRMKKIAISLREEGPFVTVAVRDHGIGIPKDELKNVFLRFYRVDKARSREQGGAGLGLSIAKEIIDKYGGQITVESEIDQGTTVELAIPKAE, from the coding sequence ATGAAGCGATTCCGCCCCCGCGAGCTCTCGTTGAAGGGGAAGCTGACCATCTTGTCTGCCGGAGCGATTTTTATTACGTACTTTGTCTTTACCTTTTTGCAATACCACATTGTCAAGCAATGGCTGCTGAACGAAGAAAAAAAAACAATGGAACAAACGGTGGCGGAAATTGAAACGTATTACGCGGAAAAACGTAATATATCATGGGAAGATGTTCGCCGCCGCCGTTCGTTTCTGGAAAAACTGAATGAGCGCTATCAGCTCATCCGTGTCACCGACGAGAAGGGAAACGTCGTCGTCTCGGTGTCAAACGGCGCCGCCGTCTCGCTCTCGCCAAGCGATATGCCCGACCGGTTGAAAATGGATGAGCATTTCGTCAACAACGAACGGTTTTTGCTGCTGCGCAAGCCGCTTCATATCGGACATTTGCGCGGAACGATTGAAATCGTCCGCCGGTTGACGAAGTTTCAACAAGTAACGAACATGCTTTTCCTTATTATGACGGTGATCGGTTTTGGCGCGATGGCGGCGAGCGCCTTCGCCGGGCGGTTTATGGCGCAACGGTTCGTCAAACCGCTAAAAACGTTGGCGGAAACGATGGCCGACATCAAAAACAACGGGCTGAAACAGCGGATTGATGTGCCCCCGGCGCGCGATGAAATGGCCGAGCTGATGATAATGTTCAACAGCATGATGGATGACATTGAGCGCACCTTTGCCATGCAGCGGCAATTCGTCGAAGATGCGTCCCATGAATTGCGCACGCCGCTTGCCATTTTGCAAGGCCATCTTTCGTTGCTGCAACGGTGGGGGAAGCACAACCCGGAGATTTTGGAAGAATCGCTTGAGGCGGCGATGAAAGAGGCGGAGCGGCTCAAGCGCCTCGTCCTTGAACTGCTTGACTTGTCGCGCGCTGAGGCGATCGTGATTCCAAAAGAGATTGCTCCTATTGACGCTGCTGCGGCCATCGGGCAAATCGTGAAAAATTTCCGCGTTTTGCATCCCGATTTTCAGTTTCTTGTTGATCAGCCGGAAACGCCGCTGCCGCGTCTGGCGATGGCCAAGCATCATTTTGAACAATTGCTCTTCATTTTGCTTGACAATGGGGTAAAATATTCTCAACGGATGAAAAAAATCGCCATTTCTCTGCGAGAGGAAGGGCCATTTGTGACGGTCGCCGTCCGCGACCATGGCATTGGCATTCCGAAAGACGAGCTGAAAAACGTTTTTTTGCGCTTTTATCGCGTCGACAAGGCGCGCAGCCGCGAACAAGGCGGCGCCGGGCTCGGGCTTTCCATCGCCAAGGAAATCATCGATAAATACGGCGGGCAAATTACAGTGGAAAGCGAGATCGATCAAGGAACGACGGTCGAACTGGCCATTCCGAAAGCGGAATAG